Proteins encoded within one genomic window of Sphaerotilus montanus:
- a CDS encoding symmetrical bis(5'-nucleosyl)-tetraphosphatase, with the protein MNYLIGDLQGCCDAFERLLATLDFSPSRDRIYLLGDLVNRGPCSLRVLERLAGFGDAATCLLGNHDLHLLAVAHGVRRVHRSDTLDEILASPRREHWLHWLRHQRLAVQEHGWLMVHAGVVPQWSAAQTLALAAEVEAMLQSADLPAFLQVMYGNEPARWNDTLQGADRWRFVVNVLTRIRFCDAEGTLDFKLKESADAAPPHLMPWFDVPGRRTAGTPIAFGHWSTLGVLDRPDLLALDTGCVWGGRLTAARVDGGRREQISVACPQAQAPH; encoded by the coding sequence ATGAACTACCTGATCGGCGATCTGCAAGGCTGCTGTGACGCTTTTGAGCGACTGTTGGCCACCCTCGATTTCTCGCCCTCGCGCGACCGGATCTACCTGCTGGGCGATCTCGTCAACCGGGGGCCCTGTTCGCTGCGCGTGCTGGAGCGGCTGGCCGGATTCGGCGACGCGGCCACCTGTCTGCTGGGCAACCACGACCTGCACCTGCTGGCCGTGGCCCACGGCGTGCGGCGCGTGCACCGCAGCGACACGCTCGACGAGATCCTCGCCAGTCCGCGGCGCGAGCACTGGCTGCACTGGCTGCGCCACCAGCGCCTGGCCGTGCAGGAACACGGCTGGCTGATGGTGCACGCCGGCGTGGTGCCGCAGTGGAGTGCCGCCCAGACCCTGGCGCTGGCGGCCGAGGTGGAGGCGATGCTGCAGAGCGCCGATCTGCCCGCGTTCCTGCAGGTGATGTACGGCAACGAGCCCGCGCGCTGGAACGACACGCTGCAAGGGGCGGACCGCTGGCGCTTCGTCGTCAACGTGCTGACGCGGATCCGCTTCTGCGACGCCGAGGGCACGCTGGATTTCAAGCTCAAGGAAAGCGCCGATGCCGCCCCGCCCCACCTGATGCCCTGGTTCGACGTGCCTGGCCGGCGCACCGCCGGCACGCCGATCGCCTTCGGCCACTGGTCCACGCTGGGCGTGCTGGACCGGCCCGATCTGCTGGCACTCGACACCGGCTGTGTCTGGGGAGGACGGCTCACGGCCGCGCGTGTCGATGGCGGACGGCGGGAGCAGATCAGCGTCGCGTGCCCGCAGGCGCAGGCGCCGCACTGA
- a CDS encoding IS5 family transposase (programmed frameshift), with the protein MQLTREQFDQIAPLLPRQRGNVRLDNLAVVNAILYVAANGCKWRALPSHYGPWHSVYTRMNRWAKAGVLDTVFTHLQKQRLMQVRIEAVSLDSTIMKVHPDGMGAPKKAGPQSIGKSQGGWTTKLHLVAASACDVVTWGLTPGQAVDGPEGRRLIEAMGGPQEAGEVLLLTDSAYEGDATRELAEQLGFVPVVPPNPQRKQPWALDKQRYRRRNEVERLFRRLKAWRRVFTRYDKLDVMFAAFITMALVAEALWLR; encoded by the exons ATGCAACTGACTCGCGAGCAATTCGACCAGATCGCCCCGCTACTGCCTCGCCAGCGGGGCAACGTTCGACTGGACAACCTGGCCGTGGTCAACGCCATCCTGTACGTGGCGGCCAACGGCTGCAAATGGCGGGCGCTGCCCAGCCACTACGGCCCATGGCACAGCGTCTACACCCGCATGAACCGCTGGGCTAAGGCGGGTGTGCTGGACACGGTGTTCACGCACTTGCAGAAACAGCGCCTGATGCAGGTACGCATCGAGGCGGTGAGCTTGGACTCGACCATCATGAAGGTGCATCCGGATGGGATGGGTGCGC CAAAAAAAGCCGGACCCCAGTCGATCGGCAAGAGCCAGGGTGGGTGGACCACCAAGCTTCATCTGGTTGCCGCGAGTGCCTGCGACGTTGTGACGTGGGGTCTGACGCCGGGGCAGGCAGTCGACGGACCCGAGGGGCGCCGGCTGATCGAGGCGATGGGTGGACCGCAGGAGGCCGGTGAGGTGCTGCTGCTGACGGACAGCGCCTATGAGGGGGATGCCACGCGCGAACTTGCCGAGCAACTCGGCTTCGTTCCGGTGGTGCCACCCAATCCGCAGCGCAAGCAGCCGTGGGCGCTGGACAAGCAGCGTTATCGGCGTCGTAACGAGGTCGAGCGGCTGTTTCGCCGGCTCAAGGCTTGGCGTCGTGTGTTCACCCGCTACGACAAGCTCGATGTCATGTTTGCCGCCTTCATCACCATGGCACTCGTGGCCGAGGCGCTTTGGTTGCGTTAA
- a CDS encoding hemolysin family protein, with protein MLIVINGVFAMSEMSLTASRKARLQVMAETGDAGARAALALHDSPTQFLSTVQIGITSIGVLNGIVGEAAFSGPVSAWLLAHLPMEATVADVLGTGLVVALITFMTIIFGELVPKRVGQMYPETVATLVARPMRGLSVAAGPFVKLLAGTTQAVLSLMGVRESTNRGVTEEEIAASLEEGLDAGVIEAHEHQMVRNVFRLDDRQIGSMMIPRGDIAWLEVAASREEILAGLTEHGHSRYPVCRGGLDEVLGVVTAHQLLMQLAASREISLTDSMQPPVFVPETLSGMELLEHFRGSPVQMVFVVDEYGVVQGVITLRDVLEAITGEFTPHLAEDAWAVQREDGSWLVDGMIPVPELKDRLGLKQLPDEDRGRYNTLAGMVMLLLGRLPQTTDAVEWAGWRFEVVDLDGKRVDKVLASRLREEEGSSE; from the coding sequence GTGCTGATCGTGATCAACGGCGTCTTCGCCATGTCGGAGATGTCCCTGACGGCCAGCCGGAAGGCGCGGCTGCAGGTGATGGCCGAGACCGGCGATGCTGGTGCCCGTGCCGCGCTCGCCCTGCACGACAGTCCCACGCAGTTTCTTTCCACGGTCCAGATCGGCATCACCTCGATCGGCGTGCTCAACGGTATCGTGGGCGAGGCTGCCTTTTCCGGGCCCGTGTCGGCCTGGTTGCTGGCGCACCTGCCGATGGAGGCCACCGTGGCCGATGTGCTGGGCACCGGCCTGGTCGTCGCGCTGATCACCTTCATGACGATCATCTTCGGCGAACTCGTGCCCAAGCGCGTCGGCCAGATGTACCCCGAGACGGTGGCCACGCTGGTGGCTCGCCCGATGCGCGGCCTGTCGGTCGCGGCCGGCCCGTTCGTCAAGCTGCTGGCCGGCACCACGCAGGCGGTGCTCAGCCTGATGGGCGTGCGCGAAAGCACCAACCGGGGCGTGACCGAAGAGGAAATCGCGGCCAGTCTCGAAGAGGGCCTGGACGCGGGCGTGATCGAGGCACACGAGCACCAGATGGTGCGCAACGTGTTCCGCCTGGACGACCGCCAGATCGGCTCGATGATGATTCCGCGCGGCGACATCGCCTGGCTGGAGGTCGCGGCCAGCCGCGAGGAGATCCTGGCCGGGCTGACCGAGCATGGCCATTCGCGCTACCCGGTCTGCCGCGGCGGGCTGGACGAGGTGCTGGGCGTCGTGACGGCGCACCAGCTGCTGATGCAGCTCGCCGCCAGCCGCGAAATCTCGCTGACCGACTCGATGCAGCCGCCCGTGTTCGTGCCGGAAACGCTGTCGGGCATGGAACTGCTGGAGCATTTCCGTGGTTCGCCCGTGCAGATGGTGTTCGTGGTGGACGAGTACGGCGTGGTGCAGGGCGTGATCACGCTGCGCGACGTGCTGGAAGCCATCACCGGCGAGTTCACGCCCCACCTGGCCGAGGACGCCTGGGCGGTGCAGCGCGAGGATGGTTCGTGGCTGGTGGACGGCATGATCCCGGTGCCCGAACTCAAGGACCGCCTCGGCCTGAAACAGCTCCCCGACGAGGACCGTGGCCGCTACAACACGCTGGCCGGCATGGTGATGCTCCTGCTGGGCCGTCTGCCGCAGACCACCGACGCGGTGGAATGGGCCGGCTGGCGCTTCGAGGTGGTCGACCTCGACGGCAAGCGCGTGGACAAGGTGCTGGCCAGCCGCCTCCGTGAAGAAGAAGGAAGTTCCGAATGA